The genomic window CTCCAGCATTCCAGTGTAATGCATCCCCATTCCCGGGGTAATCTGGGAGGTCCGCGTCCCGGAGCCCCGCATGCTGCGTTCCTTCCGTCAGGTCTTCAAATCCAACCGCACGCCCATGGCGGCGGTGATGATCGTGGTCCTCCTGGGCCTAGTGGCCTACCTGGCCCCTTCCGGCCGGGTGGACACCCCAGATACGGTCGTGGCTCGCGTCTACGGGCGCGAGGTGCTGCTGCGGGACATGGCCGAGCACATGCAGGAGCTCTACCAGCGCTTCGGCAAGCAGGGCAACCCCGAGGCCCTCAAGCCCTTCATCCAGTCCCAGGCCCTGCGCGACCTGATGAACCAGAAGCTCATGGAGGAGCTGGCGGACCGGCACGGGGTAGTGGTCACCGACGAGGAAGTCGGCGCCCGCCTCCGGGCCTTCCTGCGCCAGTACCCCGTCCTGCTGGATCCCCAAGGCAACCTGAAGTCCACGGCGGAACTCAAGCAGATCTTCCAGGAAACCGGGTTCAACCCCGCCCTGCAGGAGCGGAATCTCCGCAACGAGCTGCTGCGGACCAAGCTGATCCAGCAGGCGGCCCTCCAGGTGCCCGTGGATGAGGCCTGGCTGGCGGTGGAGCATCGCCTGCGCAACGAGAAGGTGGGCTTCCAGCAGGCCACCCTGGCCGTGGACGCCACCATGGTGGCCGATCCCGGCGACGCCGCCCTCGAGGCCATCTACAAGGCCGGCAGCCAGCGCTTCCTCCAGCCCCCCCGCCGGATCATCCAGTTCGTGGCCGTAGACCGCGCCGCCCTGGGCAAGGCCGCCGAGACCGACGAAGCCGCCCTCAAGGCCGCCTTCGAGGCCCGCAAGAGCGACTACATCGAGTTCAAGGCCCGCCACATCCTCTTCAAGGCCGAGGGCGACGCCCAGATGCAGGAGGCCACCGCCAAGGCCCAGCTGCTGCGCGAGCGGCTGGTCAAGGGCCAGGACTTCGGCAAGGCCGCCGAGGAGCTCAGCGAGGATCCCAGCGCCAAGGGCAATGGTGGCGATCTCGGCTGGTTCAACGCCGCGAGGATGGTCAAGCCGTTCTCGGACGCCGCCGCCGCCCTGAAGCCCGGTGAGATCAGCCAGCCCGTGCGCACCCAGTATGGCGTCCACCTCATCAAGCTCGAGGGTCGCCGCGAGAAGCGCTTCGACGATGTGAAGGCCGAGCTGGCCCAGGAGATCTCCGACGGCCGCTTCAACACCCGCGCCCAGGAGCGCCTGGAGCAGATCCGCAAGCGCGCCAACGGCGGCGACCTGGCCGCGGCCGCCAAGAGCCTGGGCAGCCAGGCCCAGCTCAGCCAGCCCTTCGCCAATGAGCCCGGCGCTCAGTCCGAGGGCCTGCCCGAGCTGCCTCAGCTCGCCAGCGAGGCCTTCCGCCTGAAGGTCGGCGAGGTGTCCAAGCCCCAGCGCATCGGCGACCGCCACCTGATCTTCCGAGTGCAGGAGGAGCTGCCCGAGGCCGTGCCCCCCTTCAAGGAAGTCCGCGCCAAGGTCCTGGCGGCCTATCGCCTCGAAGAAGCCCGCAAGCAGACCCTCGCCAAGGCCCAGCAGGCCCTCCAATCCGGCGGCCTCCAGGCCGTGGGCCCCATCAGCGACCAAGCGGCCGCGCCCCTCAACGGGATGCGCGACCTGGTGGCCCATCCGGGCATCCGCAAGGCCCTGCTGGAGACCCCCGTGGGCCAGACCACGCCCCTGCTCTGGACCCAGGATGGCAAGCTCTGGGTGGCCCGCATCACCTCCCGCGATCCCGCCCCCGCCCTCACCTTCGAAAGCCGCCGCGGCCTGATCCAGGAAGTCCAGACCACCGAAGCCCAGAAGCTCCTTTCGGCGGAACTGCAGACCCTCGATCAGCAGGGTCGCCAGCGCCCCGGCTTCAGCAGCTTCTGGGGCCACTTCAGTGGCATCTATGTGAACGCCAGTGCCGTCTCGGTGCCCGTGGAAGAGTAGGCGACGACCGTCAGACGCCGGGGGCTGCAGGCTGGAAGCCGACAGCCCCCGGAATTTGTACCTCCGGATCCGCAGGGCCGGACAGCAGCTGTCCGGCGGTCCCCTGCCCCACCGGCCGGCCGCCTTGAAGCATGAGCACCTGGTCACAGAGGATCCGGACCGAAGGCAGGTCGTGGCTCACGAGCAGGAGGGCGGTGCCCTCCGCCTTCAGCTCCAGCAGCAGGTTCAGCAGGTGCCCGGCCAGGGTGGGATCCAGCGCCGAGAAGGGCTCGTCCAGCACCAGCAGGACCGGCTCCAGCATGAGGGCCCGCCCCAGGCAGAGCCGCTGGGCCAGCCCGCCGGACCAGGCCGCGGGGCGCTGGGCCAGGGCCGCTTCGGGGAACTTCACCCGGGCCGCCATGCGGGCCGCCGCCCCTCTCCGCTCCGATTCGGATCCGCGACGCCAAATGTCCAGGGGCTCCTGGAGGATCTCCCAACCCGTGCGGTGGGGCGGCAGGCTGGCCAGCGGATCCTGGAACACGGCCTGGACGCGTGGCCGGCGGGGCCGGCGCTCCGACTCCACCAGGGGCGACCAGGGGCGGCCTTCGAGCGTGATCCGGCCCTCGGTGGGATCGAGCAGGCCCAGCACCAGGTTCACCAGGGTGCTCTTGCCGGCCCCGCTCTCCCCCACGACACCCCAGGCCTCGCCCGGCGCCATGGCTAGGGAGACCTCCCTCAGATCCCAGCGCCCGCCCCGCTGAAGGCCAAGACCTTCCGCGCAGAGGAGGGGCGCCGGATTCAGCGGATCACCGCCGCACCCACATAAGGCTGCAGCACCTCGGGCACCCGGATGCTGCCGTCGGGCTGCTGGTAGTTCTCGAGGATGGCCACCCAGGTGCGGCCCACGGCGAGGCCGCTGCCGTTCAGGGTGTTCACGAAGGCCGGCTTGCCCTCCTTGCCGCGGGCGCGGATGTTCGCGCGCCGGGCCTGGAAGTCGCCGAACCAGCTGCAGGAGCTGATCTCCCGGTAGGTGTTCTGCGAGGGCAGCCACACCTCCAGGTCGTAGGTCTTCTGGCTGCTGAAGCCCATGTCGCCCGTGCAGAGCAGCATCCGGCGGTAGGGCAGGCCGAGGGCCTCGAGGATGGCCTCCGCGTCCGCGGTGAGGCGCTCCAGCTCAGCCTCCGCCTGCTCAGCGGCGGCGAAGGTCACCAGCTCGACCTTGTGGAACTGATGCTGGCGGATGATGCCTTTGGTGTCCTTGCCGTAGCTGCCCGCCTCGCTGCGGAAGCAGGGGGTGAAGGCGCAGTGGCGCAGGGGCAGCGATTCCGCAGCCAGGATCTCGTCGCGGTAGAGGTTCGTGACGGGCACTTCCGCCGTGGGGATCAGATACAGCGCCCCGTCGCCATGGGGGGTCTTGAAGAGGTCCTGTTCGAACTTCGGCAGCTGGCCCGTGCCGTACATGCTCTCCGCGTTCACCAGGTAGGGAGGGATGACCTCGGTGTAGCCCGCGCCGGTCTGGCGGTCGAGCATGAACGAGATGAGGGCCCGCTCCAACCTGGCGCCCTGCCCCTTCAGGACCGAGAAGCGCGCGCCGCTGATCTTGGCCGCGCGGTCCAGGTCGAGGATGCCCAGGGTGGTGCCCAACTCCACATGATCCCGGGGTGCATCAATGCTGGGGATCTGCCCCCAACGCTTGATCTCGACATTGGCGTGCTCGTCGCGGCCGCTGGGCACGCTGGCGTGGGGCGGGTTGGGAATGCCCGCGAGGAAATCCTTGAAGGCCGCTTCGATCTCGCGCTCGGCGGCTTCCAGCGCCTTGAGCTGGTCCCCCACCTCGCGCTGCTGGGCGATGAGGTGGTCCGCGTTCTCCTTGGCCCGCTTGAGGCGGCCCACCTCCTCGCTGACGCGGTTCCGTTCGGCCTTCAGTGCCTCCGCCTCCTGCAGGGCCGCGCGGCGGCGCTGGTCCAGCTCCTGGTAGCGGGCCCGGTCCAGCGTGTAGCCGCGCTCCGCCAGCCGTGCCGCCACGGCGTCGAGATCGTTGCGCAGGAGGTTGGCGTCGAGCATGTGGTGGGTACCCCGGAAACCCTCATTCTAGCGGGCCCTACCGGGAGGGCATCACGCGCCGATCAGACCTGCGACCACGATCCTTCAGGCATCGGCTCTCCGGCCCACGGTACCCCGAAGGCCTCCCGCGCTTCGGCGATCCCCCCCCCGGCGCCCAGCACCAGTCCGAGCTTGGCCAGGGCGGCCCAGCGGGTATGCAGGCCACCGGAGATGGCGCCCCACGCCTGGATCTTCTGCCCCAGCTCGTAGGCGGAGAGGTCCACGCCACCATAGGGACACTGGGAGATCACCACCACGGGCAGCTTCCGGCGTTCGCCATCGCGGAAGAGGGCTTCCAGGTCGGCGCGGCCCGTGGGCAGGTTGCCGGCGCCGAAGGCCTGGATCAGCACCGCCTTGGCGCCCGCCGGTGCGGGGCTCCAGGCCATGCCCGGGTGGGGCGTGACCGTGTGGATGTTCAGGTCGAACGCGCTCCCCAGCCCCGCGGGGACCTGACGGACGAACTGGCCCACTTCCGGATGCAGACGGATCTCCGCCCCGATCTCGGCCAGGGGCGGCAGGTTCGGGCTCTGGAAGGCCTCGAACTGGTGGACGCTGAGCTTGTCGGCCGCCACGCCGCGGATCCAGTGGGT from Geothrix sp. includes these protein-coding regions:
- the serS gene encoding serine--tRNA ligase, with amino-acid sequence MLDANLLRNDLDAVAARLAERGYTLDRARYQELDQRRRAALQEAEALKAERNRVSEEVGRLKRAKENADHLIAQQREVGDQLKALEAAEREIEAAFKDFLAGIPNPPHASVPSGRDEHANVEIKRWGQIPSIDAPRDHVELGTTLGILDLDRAAKISGARFSVLKGQGARLERALISFMLDRQTGAGYTEVIPPYLVNAESMYGTGQLPKFEQDLFKTPHGDGALYLIPTAEVPVTNLYRDEILAAESLPLRHCAFTPCFRSEAGSYGKDTKGIIRQHQFHKVELVTFAAAEQAEAELERLTADAEAILEALGLPYRRMLLCTGDMGFSSQKTYDLEVWLPSQNTYREISSCSWFGDFQARRANIRARGKEGKPAFVNTLNGSGLAVGRTWVAILENYQQPDGSIRVPEVLQPYVGAAVIR
- a CDS encoding peptidyl-prolyl cis-trans isomerase codes for the protein MLRSFRQVFKSNRTPMAAVMIVVLLGLVAYLAPSGRVDTPDTVVARVYGREVLLRDMAEHMQELYQRFGKQGNPEALKPFIQSQALRDLMNQKLMEELADRHGVVVTDEEVGARLRAFLRQYPVLLDPQGNLKSTAELKQIFQETGFNPALQERNLRNELLRTKLIQQAALQVPVDEAWLAVEHRLRNEKVGFQQATLAVDATMVADPGDAALEAIYKAGSQRFLQPPRRIIQFVAVDRAALGKAAETDEAALKAAFEARKSDYIEFKARHILFKAEGDAQMQEATAKAQLLRERLVKGQDFGKAAEELSEDPSAKGNGGDLGWFNAARMVKPFSDAAAALKPGEISQPVRTQYGVHLIKLEGRREKRFDDVKAELAQEISDGRFNTRAQERLEQIRKRANGGDLAAAAKSLGSQAQLSQPFANEPGAQSEGLPELPQLASEAFRLKVGEVSKPQRIGDRHLIFRVQEELPEAVPPFKEVRAKVLAAYRLEEARKQTLAKAQQALQSGGLQAVGPISDQAAAPLNGMRDLVAHPGIRKALLETPVGQTTPLLWTQDGKLWVARITSRDPAPALTFESRRGLIQEVQTTEAQKLLSAELQTLDQQGRQRPGFSSFWGHFSGIYVNASAVSVPVEE
- a CDS encoding asparaginase, whose product is MRTILLLHTGGTLGMAPSGDPASLAPGRFLDHLLEQVPELGQMAKLSVEVPFNQDSACLEPSDILTLAARIRAAARDFSGFVIIHGTDTMAFTASCLGFLLADLGKPVVLTGSQRPLAFVRSDARSNLVNAVDLACRGIPEVGICFGTHWIRGVAADKLSVHQFEAFQSPNLPPLAEIGAEIRLHPEVGQFVRQVPAGLGSAFDLNIHTVTPHPGMAWSPAPAGAKAVLIQAFGAGNLPTGRADLEALFRDGERRKLPVVVISQCPYGGVDLSAYELGQKIQAWGAISGGLHTRWAALAKLGLVLGAGGGIAEAREAFGVPWAGEPMPEGSWSQV
- a CDS encoding ATP-binding cassette domain-containing protein; its protein translation is MGGHPRELPAARRQHPGARGAAALCGCGGDPLNPAPLLCAEGLGLQRGGRWDLREVSLAMAPGEAWGVVGESGAGKSTLVNLVLGLLDPTEGRITLEGRPWSPLVESERRPRRPRVQAVFQDPLASLPPHRTGWEILQEPLDIWRRGSESERRGAAARMAARVKFPEAALAQRPAAWSGGLAQRLCLGRALMLEPVLLVLDEPFSALDPTLAGHLLNLLLELKAEGTALLLVSHDLPSVRILCDQVLMLQGGRPVGQGTAGQLLSGPADPEVQIPGAVGFQPAAPGV